A single window of Pseudanabaenaceae cyanobacterium SKYG29 DNA harbors:
- a CDS encoding biopolymer transporter ExbD: MRLPEEPEQPAIINVTSLIDVTFAILAFLVIYSLFLSPNLGISLNLPQARTARTQTSQRLLLSILQDGKIMLEDREVKLDRLAAVLQQKKGQNPELLVYLQADEAIDYGQVVSVIDVLREVEGVKMALATKKKQ; the protein is encoded by the coding sequence ATGCGCTTACCTGAAGAACCAGAACAACCTGCAATTATTAATGTCACTTCTCTGATTGATGTTACCTTTGCCATCTTGGCGTTTTTGGTTATCTACTCTTTGTTTTTATCGCCTAACTTAGGTATTTCTCTCAATTTACCCCAAGCTAGGACGGCTAGGACTCAAACTTCCCAGCGGCTGCTTCTCTCTATCTTGCAGGATGGTAAAATTATGTTGGAAGATAGAGAGGTCAAACTCGATCGTTTAGCCGCAGTTCTGCAACAAAAGAAGGGACAAAACCCTGAGCTATTGGTTTATTTACAGGCAGATGAAGCGATCGATTATGGGCAAGTAGTGAGTGTTATTGATGTTTTGCGGGAAGTAGAGGGGGTCAAAATGGCATTGGCAACGAAGAAAAAGCAATGA
- a CDS encoding MotA/TolQ/ExbB proton channel family protein codes for MWQTTIDLFQKGGLVMYPLLLSSLVAIVLIVERCLFWWKVARRQQRVVREVLRLYASSKDKAIKKLELELDLPIARIFLTALELDYPDTEEFKIALESAAQAEIPILKRFNTIFDSIITLAPLLGLLGTVTGLMNSFASLRFGDFSGERATVVTGGISEALITTATGLIIAIFTAFFANMFRGFYQRQIYLIQEYGGQLELIFRRYHCKAGVSNNALT; via the coding sequence ATGTGGCAGACAACGATCGATTTATTTCAGAAAGGGGGTCTGGTTATGTATCCCCTCTTACTCAGTTCTTTGGTGGCGATTGTTTTAATTGTAGAACGCTGTCTTTTTTGGTGGAAAGTTGCCAGAAGGCAGCAGCGGGTAGTGCGGGAAGTGTTGCGCTTGTATGCAAGTAGCAAAGATAAGGCAATAAAAAAATTAGAGTTGGAACTGGACTTACCGATCGCTCGTATTTTTCTCACAGCCTTGGAGTTAGATTACCCTGATACAGAGGAGTTCAAGATTGCCCTAGAAAGTGCTGCTCAAGCGGAAATTCCCATTTTGAAACGCTTTAACACAATCTTTGACTCCATCATTACTCTGGCACCTTTGCTGGGGCTGCTGGGGACGGTGACTGGCTTGATGAACTCCTTTGCCTCCCTGCGCTTTGGTGATTTTTCTGGGGAGCGGGCGACAGTGGTAACAGGGGGTATTAGTGAAGCCTTGATCACAACAGCCACAGGTTTAATTATTGCCATCTTTACCGCCTTTTTTGCTAACATGTTTCGTGGTTTCTACCAAAGGCAAATTTATCTCATTCAGGAGTATGGTGGTCAGTTGGAGTTGATCTTTCGCCGTTATCATTGCAAAGCAGGAGTGAGTAACAATGCGCTTACCTGA
- a CDS encoding TonB family protein, producing the protein MSNYTLWLIEKKRSLPLKNLVWGIPITIGLNATLFIGIASAIREVQPVVVADIPIEIVVLEEEKPDLPKPELIEPPPPEPQPVAAPSSPAYTPPSVPSSPAKVTYTPPSVPSSPAKATYTPPPALFQPPAPKEQPRMVQQPEERKPTPLPPAPPVMTSTTEPEEEAPAPFVPLVSSANQTQEPESQPGSLTEQPAPVAKAPPVEALPAPVVPKVESTSPPPETPKPEPVPEAVLPKETKPYVPEEEKPREDGKVTCVSCEKPSFPAGAKERGLQGQVRLSIDVAPSGVVEDVRLLTSSGHPELDQAAMEQVKRWRFTTSTQGKKGLSARINFELIDRDRRAGTR; encoded by the coding sequence ATGTCTAACTATACTCTGTGGTTAATAGAAAAAAAACGATCGTTGCCCCTTAAAAACTTGGTCTGGGGAATTCCTATTACAATTGGTCTGAACGCCACTTTGTTTATTGGTATTGCGTCAGCTATCAGAGAAGTTCAGCCTGTAGTTGTAGCAGATATACCAATTGAGATTGTTGTTTTAGAAGAAGAGAAGCCAGACTTACCAAAACCTGAGTTAATTGAACCACCACCGCCAGAACCCCAGCCTGTAGCTGCACCAAGTTCCCCCGCCTATACACCACCTTCTGTACCGAGTTCTCCTGCAAAAGTAACTTACACACCACCTTCCGTACCGAGTTCCCCTGCAAAAGCAACTTACACACCCCCGCCAGCGTTATTCCAGCCTCCTGCTCCCAAGGAGCAACCAAGGATGGTACAACAACCAGAGGAGAGGAAACCGACACCTTTACCCCCTGCTCCCCCTGTAATGACAAGTACGACTGAACCAGAAGAAGAAGCTCCTGCTCCCTTTGTGCCTCTTGTCAGTTCGGCAAATCAAACCCAAGAACCTGAGTCCCAGCCTGGGAGTCTCACCGAGCAACCCGCCCCTGTGGCGAAGGCACCACCTGTAGAAGCTTTGCCCGCACCTGTGGTACCTAAAGTGGAGTCCACTTCTCCACCGCCAGAAACGCCTAAGCCAGAACCTGTGCCAGAGGCAGTCTTACCAAAGGAAACAAAACCCTATGTGCCTGAGGAAGAAAAACCGCGGGAAGATGGAAAAGTTACTTGTGTTAGCTGTGAGAAGCCTAGCTTTCCTGCTGGTGCTAAAGAAAGGGGTTTGCAGGGACAGGTAAGACTAAGTATTGATGTTGCACCCAGCGGGGTAGTGGAAGATGTACGCTTGCTGACTTCTAGTGGTCATCCCGAATTAGACCAGGCGGCAATGGAACAGGTAAAAAGGTGGCGGTTCACTACTTCTACTCAGGGGAAGAAAGGTTTGTCAGCTAGGATTAACTTTGAATTGATAGATCGGGATAGAAGAGCGGGGACTAGATAG
- a CDS encoding TonB-dependent hemoglobin/transferrin/lactoferrin family receptor, whose product MRNLFFALLAVPIFNLPVLAQADDIEITVTGTRSPRDVQDAPGSVTVIERGEIERGNVNNLRDIIREDLGVSIRKSPRSGLQNFNIRGIEGNRILFQVDGIRLPNEFTLGPFGTGRDFVDLSTLKVLEILKGPGSALYGSDAIGGVLTFTTVDPSDLLAITGKDSYISANTNYNSADSGFNNSVAVATRADKLEFAGIYTRRDFRELNRNGDPQFNDRQTGSSNNYLGKLVYRFDAKNSLKLTAEVLNRSTFTTFARANLPEETGGAVVVQSLTSDFKTNRTRLSLDYDFDNPDGGFIRTAKIQAFYQDANTPEFNVEDRLVAPTGARPGTPPSQLASRIGLNDFTDRIYGANLQLQSSFATGTVNHLLTYGLEYSQQKNTRPREREQINRVTGERTRNLIPENFPTKDFPDSDTTRFALFLQDEISFGNISIIPGLRLDFYSLTATADEDFLRNLSPPPANFSSSNLSPRFAILWKPSQDFTIFGQYARGFRAPLYDEINSGFANTLFGYRVIPNPDLKAESSDGFELGVRGRFPQGRFSLVGFYNTYDNFIQRFVNTGLENIPGFPRPFIRFQSQNVASARIYGVEFSGEYRFSNQPGGFSLFGGLAYAVGDDQTNNRPLGTINPFKANVGLRYRAADNSWGIDLVGTFVGSPRVPLDTQLFVPAGYTLVDLTGYVNFTPLISLNFGVYNLFNQKYFEYSDLRTFPAADAARVDRLAQPGTNVAVSLNAKF is encoded by the coding sequence ATGAGAAACCTATTTTTTGCACTTTTGGCTGTCCCGATCTTTAACTTACCCGTGTTAGCACAAGCGGATGACATTGAGATAACTGTGACAGGCACACGATCGCCACGGGATGTACAGGATGCCCCAGGGTCGGTGACAGTGATCGAGCGGGGTGAAATTGAACGGGGTAACGTCAACAATTTACGGGACATTATTCGGGAAGATTTAGGGGTGTCAATCAGAAAAAGTCCCCGATCGGGATTGCAAAATTTCAACATTCGGGGGATTGAGGGAAATCGAATTCTGTTCCAGGTAGATGGTATTCGTCTACCCAATGAATTTACCCTTGGTCCCTTTGGTACAGGCAGGGATTTTGTTGACTTGTCTACCCTCAAAGTATTAGAAATTCTCAAGGGTCCTGGTTCGGCTTTGTATGGTTCTGATGCTATTGGAGGGGTATTAACTTTTACTACCGTTGATCCCAGTGACTTATTAGCAATTACAGGTAAAGATAGCTACATTAGTGCTAACACCAATTACAACAGTGCAGATAGTGGCTTTAATAATTCAGTAGCAGTGGCTACAAGGGCAGATAAGTTAGAATTTGCTGGCATTTATACCCGCAGGGATTTTCGGGAACTGAACCGCAACGGTGATCCTCAATTTAACGATCGGCAGACAGGTTCTTCTAATAACTATTTGGGCAAGCTAGTCTACAGATTTGATGCTAAAAACAGCTTGAAATTGACGGCGGAAGTGTTGAACCGATCGACCTTTACTACCTTTGCTCGGGCTAACTTACCAGAGGAGACGGGGGGTGCTGTAGTTGTACAAAGCTTGACTTCTGATTTCAAGACTAATAGGACTAGATTGAGTTTGGATTATGACTTTGACAATCCCGATGGGGGATTTATTAGAACTGCTAAAATACAAGCCTTCTACCAGGATGCCAATACTCCTGAATTCAATGTGGAGGATAGATTAGTTGCTCCTACAGGTGCTCGTCCTGGTACGCCCCCTAGTCAACTAGCCAGTAGAATTGGTTTGAATGATTTTACCGATCGGATTTATGGTGCTAATTTACAACTGCAGAGTAGTTTTGCTACAGGAACAGTTAATCATTTACTCACCTATGGACTGGAGTATTCCCAACAGAAAAATACTAGACCCAGAGAGCGGGAACAGATAAATAGAGTGACAGGGGAGCGCACCCGCAATCTTATTCCTGAAAACTTCCCCACTAAGGATTTTCCTGACTCTGATACCACGCGGTTTGCTCTGTTCTTGCAGGATGAGATTAGTTTCGGTAACATCAGTATCATTCCTGGGCTACGTTTAGATTTTTACTCCTTAACTGCTACGGCTGATGAGGATTTTTTGCGTAATTTATCACCGCCCCCTGCTAATTTTAGCTCCAGTAATCTATCCCCTCGTTTTGCTATTCTATGGAAACCCTCACAAGACTTTACTATTTTTGGACAGTATGCTAGGGGATTTCGAGCACCCCTTTATGATGAAATTAATAGTGGTTTTGCTAACACATTGTTTGGCTACCGAGTTATACCTAATCCTGACCTCAAGGCAGAGAGTAGTGATGGTTTTGAATTAGGGGTAAGGGGCAGATTTCCCCAGGGGAGATTCTCCCTGGTAGGCTTCTACAACACCTATGACAATTTCATTCAAAGGTTTGTCAATACTGGCTTGGAAAATATACCTGGATTTCCCCGTCCATTTATCAGATTTCAGTCGCAGAATGTGGCTAGTGCTAGAATCTATGGTGTGGAATTCAGTGGGGAATATCGCTTTTCTAACCAACCAGGGGGATTCAGTTTGTTCGGGGGGTTAGCCTATGCTGTAGGTGATGACCAAACTAATAATCGTCCTCTCGGTACTATCAATCCTTTCAAGGCTAATGTGGGTCTGCGTTACCGTGCTGCTGATAATAGTTGGGGGATAGATTTAGTAGGTACATTTGTTGGTTCACCCCGTGTACCTTTGGATACCCAATTGTTTGTCCCCGCTGGCTATACTCTGGTAGATTTAACGGGATATGTTAACTTTACTCCCCTTATATCTCTAAATTTTGGGGTCTACAATCTGTTTAATCAAAAATATTTTGAATACAGTGACCTGCGTACTTTCCCAGCAGCGGATGCGGCTAGAGTCGATCGCTTAGCCCAACCTGGTACTAACGTGGCAGTAAGTTTGAATGCTAAGTTTTAG
- a CDS encoding ABC transporter substrate-binding protein, translating into MNRVVALTSLTADILQRLDGSKLVGVPGSQLLANNPDFRNKVKVTEGRAQPNLERVLSLRPDLVIGAKGFHDQVAVRLQRSGISTELVDVDSWTALEQVTRDLASKVGANPEPLLSQYRALSLPKPSQSPSVIVIVSRQPILSPNRNSWAGAMLERFHLRNLAADIQGKAPVEGYITLSPERLLQLNPDTLIVVEFGENVLAQLQNQSFWRNLKAVQQNKVYQMDYYGLVNPGSIDSIVKASQKLQEIVSGR; encoded by the coding sequence GTGAATAGAGTTGTGGCTTTGACTTCTCTGACAGCAGATATTTTACAGAGACTAGATGGCTCTAAGCTGGTAGGAGTGCCTGGAAGTCAATTATTGGCTAATAATCCTGATTTTCGCAACAAGGTCAAAGTTACAGAGGGACGAGCACAGCCAAACTTGGAGCGGGTTCTCTCCCTTAGACCTGATTTGGTGATTGGGGCAAAGGGGTTCCATGACCAAGTGGCGGTGCGCTTACAACGATCGGGCATTAGCACTGAATTAGTAGATGTAGATAGCTGGACAGCCCTGGAACAAGTGACAAGAGACTTGGCAAGCAAGGTAGGGGCAAATCCAGAACCGTTGTTGAGTCAATACCGAGCGTTATCCTTGCCTAAACCTAGTCAGTCTCCTAGTGTGATTGTGATAGTTAGCCGTCAGCCGATTTTGAGTCCTAATCGCAATAGTTGGGCAGGGGCGATGTTGGAGCGTTTTCATTTGCGTAATTTGGCTGCTGATATACAAGGTAAAGCGCCTGTGGAGGGTTATATCACTCTGTCCCCCGAACGTCTGTTACAGCTCAATCCTGATACTCTGATTGTCGTGGAGTTTGGTGAAAATGTACTGGCTCAGCTACAAAACCAATCATTTTGGCGCAACCTCAAGGCAGTGCAACAAAACAAGGTCTATCAAATGGACTACTACGGTCTGGTGAACCCTGGTAGCATCGACTCGATCGTTAAAGCTAGTCAAAAGCTGCAAGAGATTGTCAGTGGGAGGTGA
- a CDS encoding class I SAM-dependent methyltransferase, with amino-acid sequence MVQRILEPEVMDSPQAAIEYDRMDFTAVNTDFARTALQLGARGHILDIGTGTARIPIILCQFANDSTMHITAIDLAQSMLDLAKINVTAAQLEHQITLELADAKQLPYADHTFDVVISNSIVHHLPDPRPFFREALRVLKPGGGILIRDLMRPKTIEELEQIVDTIGAGYNPDQRQLFYDSLHAAFTLEEVETMLVECQWPGVEVYASSDRHWTISRPFLGGGVVK; translated from the coding sequence ATGGTGCAGCGTATTCTGGAACCAGAAGTGATGGATTCCCCCCAAGCAGCGATCGAGTACGACCGCATGGACTTTACGGCAGTCAACACTGATTTTGCCCGTACGGCACTACAGCTAGGGGCTAGGGGTCACATTCTCGACATCGGCACAGGGACAGCCAGGATTCCCATTATTCTCTGTCAGTTTGCTAATGACTCCACCATGCACATCACGGCGATCGATTTAGCCCAGAGTATGCTTGACCTTGCCAAAATCAACGTCACTGCTGCCCAGCTTGAGCACCAAATTACCTTGGAACTGGCAGACGCAAAGCAGTTACCCTACGCTGACCATACGTTTGATGTAGTGATTTCCAACAGCATCGTGCATCACCTGCCAGACCCTCGCCCTTTCTTTCGGGAAGCCCTGCGGGTACTAAAACCAGGGGGAGGCATTTTGATCAGGGATTTAATGAGACCAAAAACGATCGAGGAGCTAGAGCAGATAGTTGACACGATTGGGGCAGGCTACAACCCAGACCAGCGCCAGCTATTTTATGATTCTCTTCATGCTGCCTTTACCCTAGAGGAAGTGGAGACAATGTTGGTAGAGTGTCAATGGCCAGGGGTAGAAGTGTATGCCTCCTCGGATCGGCATTGGACAATTTCCCGACCTTTCTTGGGAGGCGGTGTTGTCAAGTAA
- a CDS encoding 5'/3'-nucleotidase SurE, producing MTSKNLLLISFCVLAGLCARAEALDIVLTNDDGVESALTQALASSLRAAGHRVIVSAPAQDQSGTGGGINFLRPITALTAPSRGGAIANGAPGIGILPGDPQSFYVNSSPVAASLYGIDIAAPRVFGKLPDLVISGPNYGNNTGLINNHSGTVNAALIAINRGIPAIAVSCEAPLNYRPVSQLQRGDIDFEIAEIVVLLVNTLEARRTVGGNALLPPGIGLNVNIPAFTAGRGKDLPIRFSRVGLASFVIPFFTENLSQDPVAQQFGANVAAPGVTLSLSPSLPRGLSVLPDVNPTSEQNVVRSGAVAISVIEGTHQAPEETRLQVIQKLDSLVR from the coding sequence ATGACTAGCAAAAATCTACTACTAATTTCGTTTTGTGTCTTGGCGGGATTGTGTGCTAGAGCAGAAGCCCTAGATATTGTTCTCACCAATGACGACGGCGTTGAATCTGCCCTGACCCAAGCCCTGGCAAGTTCCCTTCGTGCAGCGGGACACCGAGTGATTGTTTCTGCACCAGCTCAGGACCAAAGTGGCACAGGAGGGGGAATCAACTTTCTGCGTCCCATCACTGCTCTAACTGCTCCTTCCCGCGGTGGGGCTATAGCTAATGGTGCACCTGGAATTGGTATTTTACCTGGTGATCCCCAGAGTTTCTATGTCAATAGCTCGCCAGTCGCTGCCTCTCTCTATGGCATTGATATTGCCGCTCCCAGAGTTTTCGGTAAACTTCCTGACCTGGTCATCAGTGGACCTAACTACGGTAACAACACAGGTTTAATCAACAACCACTCCGGTACAGTCAATGCAGCGTTGATTGCTATCAATCGGGGTATTCCCGCCATCGCTGTTAGTTGTGAAGCCCCTTTGAACTATCGTCCTGTTTCCCAGTTGCAGAGGGGGGATATTGACTTTGAAATTGCCGAAATTGTTGTCCTGTTAGTGAATACTCTGGAAGCACGTCGCACCGTTGGGGGAAATGCCCTTTTACCCCCTGGTATTGGTCTCAATGTCAACATCCCCGCTTTTACAGCAGGTAGGGGCAAAGATTTACCCATTCGCTTCAGTCGGGTAGGCTTAGCTTCCTTTGTCATTCCTTTCTTCACAGAGAACCTCTCCCAAGACCCCGTAGCTCAACAATTTGGTGCAAATGTGGCTGCGCCTGGGGTTACTCTCTCTCTGTCTCCTAGCTTACCTAGGGGTCTGTCTGTGCTGCCTGATGTGAATCCTACTTCGGAACAAAATGTAGTCCGATCGGGGGCAGTGGCAATTTCAGTGATCGAAGGTACTCACCAAGCTCCTGAGGAAACAAGACTACAGGTCATCCAGAAGCTCGATAGTTTGGTGCGTTGA
- a CDS encoding BamA/TamA family outer membrane protein: MPRGWLLVLFPLFYSQGAIAQELIKIKGFVLKGNTVFSDAEILTAAAPLIGREVSFSDLLDLEARITQKYVEAGYINSGAKIPAGQILSPKDAVITIEIIEGGLEEITVTGLRRLDPNYVRSRLAVAGASPLNQNRLLEGLQLLRLDPLISSVTAELSPGPNPNLSRLDVVVTESEPFELKVNVDNGRSPAVGSVRRGVTFGYQNLSGIGDKLSANYVNTDGSNAFSFNYLVPVNPLNGTLSLEYDRTSSTVIEPPFDRLSILGESPTYRITYRQPVYQTPLQELALGLTASYQASQSTLGGEPFQLAPGADPGGNTRIAAIRFFQDYLTRGRLEVFQARSQFSYGVGLLGATINPDPPDSRFLAWRFQGQYVRSLGADSLWVTRVDTQLANRPLVPQEQFAVGGFRSVRGYRQDTILADSGFFLSTEVQIPIARFSPQDVLQVIPFADFGTTWSAGATPGLAARNGTLYSLGLGLQFRLGDRLTTRLDVGVPLNLTDAAGNALGTNNILFSLEYRAF, encoded by the coding sequence ATGCCCAGAGGTTGGCTGCTTGTTCTTTTCCCGCTATTTTACTCCCAGGGAGCAATTGCCCAGGAATTAATAAAAATTAAGGGCTTCGTGCTAAAGGGGAATACTGTGTTTTCAGATGCGGAGATTTTGACAGCGGCAGCTCCTCTGATCGGCAGGGAAGTATCATTTAGTGACCTCTTGGATTTAGAAGCACGTATCACTCAGAAATACGTAGAGGCTGGCTATATTAATTCTGGTGCGAAAATCCCCGCAGGACAAATCCTCTCCCCCAAAGATGCCGTCATCACCATTGAAATTATTGAGGGTGGTCTGGAAGAAATCACGGTTACGGGACTCCGCAGGCTTGACCCTAATTATGTGCGCTCCCGCTTGGCAGTGGCTGGTGCATCTCCCTTGAATCAAAACCGACTGTTGGAAGGATTACAATTACTGCGGCTTGATCCCTTGATTAGCAGTGTCACAGCAGAGTTATCACCTGGTCCTAATCCCAATTTGAGTCGTTTGGATGTGGTTGTAACGGAATCTGAACCTTTTGAGTTGAAAGTAAATGTCGACAACGGCAGGTCTCCTGCTGTAGGTAGTGTTCGTAGAGGTGTTACATTTGGTTACCAAAATCTCTCCGGCATCGGCGATAAACTTTCTGCTAATTATGTCAACACAGATGGCAGCAATGCTTTTAGCTTTAATTATCTAGTTCCTGTCAACCCCCTCAACGGTACTCTATCTTTGGAGTATGACCGCACCAGCAGTACTGTGATTGAACCTCCTTTCGATCGTTTGAGCATATTGGGGGAGTCTCCTACTTATCGCATTACCTATCGTCAACCTGTGTATCAAACTCCCCTGCAGGAATTAGCTCTGGGTTTAACTGCTTCCTATCAAGCGAGTCAATCCACCCTGGGGGGGGAGCCATTTCAATTAGCACCTGGGGCTGACCCTGGGGGAAACACTCGCATTGCAGCTATTCGTTTCTTTCAAGATTACCTGACCCGCGGTAGGCTGGAAGTTTTCCAAGCTCGATCGCAATTTAGTTACGGTGTCGGCTTACTGGGAGCAACGATTAACCCTGATCCCCCTGATAGTCGGTTCCTTGCTTGGCGCTTCCAGGGACAATATGTCCGATCGTTGGGTGCTGATAGTCTGTGGGTGACCCGTGTTGATACCCAATTAGCGAATCGCCCTCTGGTACCCCAAGAACAATTTGCTGTGGGCGGTTTTCGCAGTGTACGGGGCTACCGACAGGACACTATTTTGGCTGACAGTGGTTTTTTCCTGTCCACAGAGGTGCAAATACCGATCGCGCGCTTCTCTCCCCAAGATGTTTTACAAGTAATTCCCTTCGCTGATTTTGGGACAACTTGGAGTGCTGGTGCTACTCCTGGCTTGGCTGCTCGCAACGGTACACTCTATTCTCTGGGGTTGGGACTGCAATTTCGTCTAGGCGATCGGTTGACAACAAGGTTAGATGTTGGTGTTCCTCTCAATCTCACCGACGCAGCAGGCAATGCTTTGGGCACAAACAACATTTTGTTTTCCCTGGAGTACAGGGCTTTCTAA
- a CDS encoding Uma2 family endonuclease, with the protein MVVAVNSLPDHTQLPESDGAIVENFAEHPQSILLTSAIYPILQQLHPDGQFTIGQDSGIYWQITADPLKGCIAPDWFYVPNVPPMLEGKYRRSYVLWQEKVPPLIVMEFVSGDGREERDQTPPSPGCKPGKFWVYEQGIGVPYYVIYEVSPGRVEVYHLVNDRYQRLVAKEGGQIFIPEMGVGLGIWRGCYCGMELPWLRWYDREGKLLPTGEERAELERQRAEQERQQKEKLAAKLRSLGIDPDTLQE; encoded by the coding sequence ATGGTTGTTGCTGTTAACTCTCTGCCTGACCACACCCAACTACCTGAATCCGATGGTGCGATCGTGGAAAACTTCGCCGAACATCCCCAAAGCATCTTGCTCACCAGCGCCATTTACCCCATCCTGCAGCAACTCCATCCCGATGGTCAGTTCACCATAGGGCAAGACAGCGGCATCTACTGGCAAATAACCGCAGACCCCCTCAAGGGCTGCATAGCACCAGATTGGTTTTATGTCCCCAATGTACCCCCTATGCTCGAGGGCAAATACCGCCGCTCCTATGTCCTGTGGCAGGAGAAAGTCCCACCTTTGATTGTGATGGAGTTTGTGTCAGGGGATGGCAGAGAAGAGAGAGACCAGACTCCCCCAAGCCCTGGTTGCAAGCCAGGCAAGTTTTGGGTGTATGAGCAGGGGATAGGGGTTCCGTATTATGTCATTTATGAAGTCAGCCCAGGGAGAGTGGAGGTTTATCATTTGGTCAACGATCGGTATCAGCGGCTGGTTGCCAAAGAGGGGGGGCAGATATTCATTCCTGAGATGGGAGTGGGATTGGGGATATGGCGGGGGTGTTACTGTGGCATGGAGTTGCCCTGGCTGCGCTGGTACGACAGGGAGGGGAAGCTGCTGCCCACAGGGGAAGAACGGGCGGAGCTGGAGCGTCAAAGAGCAGAACAGGAACGACAGCAGAAGGAAAAATTAGCAGCTAAACTCCGATCCCTAGGCATTGACCCTGATACTTTGCAAGAATGA
- a CDS encoding Uma2 family endonuclease, translating into MVVTVNLLPDHNQLPESDGAIVENFAEHPQSILLTSAIYPILQQLHPDGQFTIGQDSGIYWQITADPLKGCIAPDWFYVPNVPPMLEGKYRRSYVLWQEKVPPLIVIEFVSGDGREERDQTPPSPGCKPGKFWVYEQGIRVPYYGIYEVSKGAVEVYHLVNDRYQRMVANARGHIFIPEMGVSLGIWQGCYCGMELPWLRWYDGEGKLLPTGEERAELERQRAELERQRAEFEYQRAEQERQQKEKLIAKLRSLGIDPDTLQT; encoded by the coding sequence ATGGTTGTTACAGTTAACCTACTCCCTGACCACAATCAACTACCCGAATCCGATGGTGCGATCGTGGAAAACTTTGCTGAACATCCCCAAAGTATCTTGCTCACCAGCGCCATTTACCCCATCCTGCAGCAACTCCATCCCGATGGTCAGTTCACCATAGGTCAAGACAGCGGCATCTACTGGCAAATAACCGCAGACCCCCTCAAGGGCTGCATAGCACCAGATTGGTTTTATGTCCCCAATGTACCCCCCATGCTCGAGGGCAAATACCGCCGCTCCTATGTCCTGTGGCAGGAGAAAGTCCCACCTTTGATTGTGATTGAGTTTGTGTCAGGGGATGGCAGAGAAGAGAGAGACCAGACTCCCCCAAGCCCTGGTTGCAAGCCAGGCAAGTTTTGGGTGTATGAGCAGGGGATAAGGGTTCCCTACTATGGGATTTATGAGGTGAGCAAGGGGGCGGTAGAGGTGTATCACTTGGTCAACGATCGGTATCAGAGGATGGTTGCCAATGCTCGAGGGCATATATTCATTCCGGAGATGGGGGTGTCGTTGGGGATATGGCAGGGATGCTACTGTGGCATGGAATTACCCTGGCTGCGGTGGTACGATGGGGAAGGGAAGTTGCTGCCCACGGGTGAAGAACGAGCAGAACTAGAGCGCCAAAGGGCAGAACTAGAGCGCCAAAGAGCGGAATTTGAGTATCAACGCGCAGAACAGGAACGGCAGCAGAAAGAGAAACTAATAGCCAAACTCCGATCGTTAGGCATTGACCCTGATACACTACAGACATAA